In the Populus trichocarpa isolate Nisqually-1 chromosome 1, P.trichocarpa_v4.1, whole genome shotgun sequence genome, ATTTGCAATCTCCTTGTTTTCAATCTGGGCATCCGGATGGGAGGCAACTCCACGTCGGACTTATGGATATTTTAGGATTGAGATACTTGGTGCTCTTATTTCCATCCAGATGATATGGCTTCTTGCAGGTATCCTTGTATATGAAGCTATTGTTAGAATTATTCATGATACAGGTGAAGTTAAAGGCGCACTCATGTttgctgttgctgctgttggCTTACTGGTTAATATTGGCATGGCATTCTTGTTGGGTCACGACCATGGTCACGGGCACGGTCATGGTCACGGGCACGGTCATGGGCACGGTCACGAGCATGGTGAGCACAATCATGACCACAGTGATGATGGCCATAGCCATGAGGGTGATGATGGCCATAGCCATGAGGGTGATGATGGCCATAGCCATGAGGATCATGATCATAGCCATGAGGATCATGATCATGCACATAACCACATGCTGAGTGGAGCCACTCATCATAATCACCACCATCATGAAGGGAGCTCTGAAAACAATGATGAACATCATCATACACACGGAGCAGATCTTGCTGAGCCTCTGCTTAGTACTCACACAGAAGTtgacaataaaacaaaaggagggAGTAAACAAAAGAAGCAGAGAAATATCAATGTTCAGGGGGCCTATCTTCATGTATTGGGAGACTCAATTCAGAGTGTTGGGGTGATGATTGGTGGGGCAATTATATGGTATAAGCCAGAGTGGAAGATTATTGATCTGATATGCACCCTCGCGTTTTCGATAATCGTTCTAGGCACAACAATCGGTATGATACGGAATATTCTAGAGGTTCTAATGGAAAGTACACCGAGGGAGATTGATGCAACTAGGCTTGAGAAGGGTCTCTGCGAGATGGATGAGGTGGTTGCCATTCATGAACTGCACATTTGGGCAATAACTGTAGGGAAGTTTCTGTTGGCTTGCCATGTTATGATCAAGCCTGATGCTGATGCTGACATGGTACTGGACAAGGTTATAGATTACATTAGGAGAGAACACAATATCACTCATGTGACCATTCAGATAGAGCGACCGTAAACCATCAGACTGGGTAAGTGCAAGTTGTATTGGAGTGGCTTTGCCTCAGCTTTGAACTTTTGTAATTCTTTGTCATTGATTAATAACTGGTTTTATGAATTTTGGCTGGCTCATGACTTCGCCTAACTTGCTTACAAATCCCTGTCTGATAATCCCTCGTAGAAAGCCGTTCTCATCTTATAGAATGTGTTTGTGGTGACTTGCATAGTTTAGGGGGCTTCAGCTACTACATCACTAAGCTGATGTTAATCACAAAGCAATCACATattttaatcaactcaatacaAGCACAAGAAGCAGCTCGAATTTGAGAAAACCCAGTACAATCATTCTTCCATTGTCTTGCAAAGCTTCCTAACAATTCTATAGCAGTTTTAAGAAGTGCGCATCAGTTGACACCATGTTTTCTAGACCTTCAAAACCATTACATGTGTCCAGAATTATCTCCATAATCTAGGGCTGAAAGCTCTCGTGGTGACACTGAATAGTTCACCGAATCTGCTATCCTTTTTCATGTAGCCCACAGGTTTGACCCCCCCATCTGTCAAGTGATACCTGTTGTTATATacttattttattgttgaagGGAGTACAAAACATTATTAACAGTAGCTATGAGTAATAACAACTCCAGAAAATTTAAAGGTTCAACTGTACTGAAGATTTCTTATCAGATATCCGTTATCACCTTGTCCTGCACCACAAATAAATGGGGACTAAATGATCCACCATCTTGGTTTCTGATGAAGTATTTGGTTACAGGTACCTATATATTCTCTAAACTTTACCATCTTGATTCTTGGTGGCTGGAGAGTGAGTTTGAATGGAATGGCTAGCAAGAAGGCAAAGGAGACGGTCTAGCACAGAAAATGTTTTGAGTGGGAGGCAATTTGTGAAGCTGAGGGCAGGACCAGCTTGTCTATGATTTCAAGCATACCTATCTCCATTGCTGCTTTCAAAACCAAAGGCGGCAGCGGTGCGCTTGAATGTTACAAGGCATGCTGGAGATGACAATCATCTTCATTGGTAGAGGctgccattttattttttaattttcttgggaGTTTATTTAGTCCAGGTTCAGCCTGGAGAATACTATGCAAAAATAAGGTGTAGATGATTGCTggatatttcaatttcattggagTTTGTCTTTTActagaaaattttcttttttcctcaatATGCACTGAAGAATCTTATCATTCCTCTGGCTTGCTTATCCATCtaacaaaatgaagaaattaggCCAGCTGGTTGACTGGAGATTTTCTGTACCTCTATCAGAGTTCAATATTCAGTAAACTTAATGGAAGCTCAAATTTCTTAATTCAATACTGCACTTTTGCTGGAAAAAAGCAGCTACAGGTTCAAGAGACATCATTAGCATTCCGTCTGCAAGCTCTTGTTCTTAGTCAAatggaatgaaaaatattatcttgctATAGAATTGTAGAATGGGCAGATAGATAGATACACAATTGCCACTGAGTCTGCTGTTGGCTTGCTTGTGTCTTTTGCTAACCTGCTGATAATTAAAGTTTCATTAATTTTCCATTATGCTCAACATTTCAGCATTATTGATGATTAATTAAACCTTCAACACAGCTCAACACTTGAGACCTAAGTCATGCAGAGCTACTGCCGCATCGAGATCGCAGACCTATACGAGCACACCTTTTAGAATTGCCAAGTAGGGACACCAGTTGCTGAAATGCAACCATAAGAGCgattcaactattttttatggACTCCACTACAGAAAAAATACAAGCACAACAAGCAACTAGAAACTGAGAAAATCCTGTTTCTTTAGCTAAGTTTTCAAGTTCTTCCCGTGTCCTCTCATTTAGCTGTCCATTCATACTTGCtgtcataatctatttttaaattattctattaaaaaaaaaaaaaaaaccaacaatttAGCAAAAAGCTAGTTGAGGAAGTTTCTAGATATACATAGAAAAATTAAGCTTGAGTTTTGAACGAAATTGAAAGTCTAATCATACCCTATCATATCCAAGGCtagaaaaacaatgcaaattcaaggtcaaattacatgatttttggatgaatttgcataaaaattaagttcaggtacataattagatttttaataggccaatttgatttaatcatgagccaaattaaaagtttaattatgtttaagaattattttgggtcaaattacaggatttaattaagtgcagggacttgattatattttaaattggctaaattaattttattaggaacttaattagtgaaaaattaagtttgggagcccaatttggacttaattaagaagattgtaATTTTAGAggatcaaacttaatttttacaaagtcaattgaCTGAAATCAAAGGTATaactataagaaaataaaagtttagagtcgattatgattaaattaaaaaaattcatagctAATGATCTTTTTCaaacaggggtgaaattgaataatttaaaagttattgATCAATTGTGGGTCAATTTGCATAAACCCAAGatcaaggatcaaaatgaaaaaggtgTTAAGATTCAGGGTTGATGTTGAAGTTCCGCAGGGgtaaaattgcatgaaattaaaagttccAGATCAATTaggatgcaattaaaagaaatcaaaagcccagagactaaattgaactttgactaaatccctaaattaaaatcttaaagcCAAAATAGTGACAAGACGACAAGTCGTCTggttactgttcatcttcttccaccTGTTTGCCCGAAAAAGTTACTTGAGTGGCTACCTTTTCAGAGCATTTAATTCTTTATCTCTCAACTAGGGgtaagcaaaaaaatcaaaaaaccaagaaaacagagaaaaccaaaaaaaaaaaatcgaaaaaaccgaaccgtgaaaaaaaaaccgattaaaattttcgTGTATgtgtgtattatttttatatttaaattttaattaatactctctctttttttatatatcatttagtgcacctttttttaaaataacaattaatatttttttttaattttataatacttcAAAGAGATTACTGTAatttatctttgaattttttccttttataatttaaataaataaataaattctattttcatatatttttaaaataaaatttgtttgttCTTAACAATCATGATTAACctctaagataaaataaataaaagtttataaaatgaaaaggacaatcagaattaaatatttacatgcTCAACTATCTTTTGCTTTTACTAAGAAAATTAACCTTCtgttttagtatttaattaacattaataatatttttttagtttatttatttgtatatgttttaatttattttattaagtattAACAATATCTGTGTTtctcgaataaaaaaactatgacatcccaaaacataaatataataaaaatttataaaacaaaaaggaCAGTCAGCAACTGGGCTTATTGATACCCGCCTTTATGTTACCCGAGATTTTCACTTCAATCCTttagctttcaattcaatcctccattctaaaaaaatatgcaattggGAGCTAATTTGGGTTCTAAAGAGCCAATTTAtgcaaaataaaagttcaaggaccaaagtgattttttaaaaaatacactgcTCCAATCTACAGTGAATTGTGAGAGTGCACAATGTTTTttgctacaataaaaaaataatgccttttagtttttatataataatttagatcttcaattttatttgttttacatcTTAATCCCTTAATTTCAAGATAGGATAGAGAAAGTTGAAGGGAAAtttaaggagagagaaaactCTTTGGTGATTAGTTCCAACCAGCAATAGCTTTGATTTTGGTGtctgtgaatttgtttttaaaatagaaatttattaaaggtggtttccacctttgATAAAGCTAGGAAAAATAGATCAAGGAATTGTTTTTATagattcatttaatttcataactTTAAGAGATTAGAGGCTATTTCGGGATTGTGAATAATGAGTTTGTTAAGATTTTAAGGGTGTTTTCGCAGTAAAAAAATGTTGTAAAGGACTATAAGTCGTCAACCACAAAATAAATGGACTACTATTtatttaactaataaaataaataatattgtctgctcttttaaaaaaaaatagccaagGACAAGGTTTCTAGGCCTAGGCATGCCTAATCTTTTGGGTCTTAGCCTAACCGAGCTCAATAACGCCtgacttgtatatatatatatatatatatgcgcgcgcgtgcatgtattatttttatatttaaattttaattaatactctcttttaattttttatataatttggtgcaccttttgttttaaataaaaattaatatttattttttcttttttaattattactgtaatttatctttgaattttttccttttataatttaaataaataaattgtatttacatatatttttaaaataaaatttgtttgttcaaagaaaattaaccttttgttttagtatttaattaacattaataatattttatttatttatatatgttttaatttatttaagtattAACAATATCTTTGtttctcgaataaaaaaaaactatgacatccccaaacataaatataataaaaatttataaaatgaaaaggacaGTCAGCGACTGGGCTTATTGATACACGTCATATATATCGGCTACTCAACTGTAACAACTTTAGCAGTTCACTTCGCTGCTATAGCAGCAGTACTAGCAGTTGCCTTCTTTTTAATGAACTCAACAACTGAGAAAGAACAGACGGAACAGGCAACTCGAAAATGAGAAAACCCTGCTGCTTTGGCCAAACgttcaaattctttttctgTCCTTTCATTTCTCTTCGGATTCATGCTTGTCACGAATAAATAATTCTGCAGCAAACTTCTATCTGCAACACTGGTACCGGGGCTTTCAGGAATTACCATTTCCACTACTATCAACTTTCCGTTGTCCGGTAAAGCTTCATAGCAATTCTTTAGTACTTTCAAGAAGTTCTCATCGTTCCAGAAATGGGATACCCACTGTTTcgttcaaaaatattttgtgattGTCAGTACAATACTCTGAAGCTTAATTTTAACAGAGTGTTATCAAACCTCACCTTCATGAAAATGGCTTCTCCTTTAGGAATGGTTAAGAATACATCTCCTGCAACATGCTCAATACCTGCAATAGAAATATAACAAAAGATTTAACAATTTCTAACACAGCTCAGTTCATCTGTTTCTGTAACTAGTCAGATCTAAGCTCAACATTCTCAGTAAAGAATAAGGCgaagaaaatcaattataagATCAGGACAGAATCAGTACCTGGATAGGATGGTGAGTTTTCTATAACTGGAGCCAAATCAAAGTTGATGCCCTTAATAGCAGGATACTTTGAGATGATCATATTAAGGACAGAACCATTACCACCACCAACATCCACCAAGGATGTTAGACCTTCAAAGCCATCATATATGTCCAAAATCCTCTTCATAAATAAAGGGTTGAAACCTCTAACAAAGCCACTGAATACTTCACCAAATCTTGGATCCTTTTTCACATACTCCATAGAACTCATCCCATAAGCCTTCTGAAATAGAAACCCTCCTTGAAGAATAACATCTTTTAAGTGGTACCTGTTGTTTGTTTCAATACGACATGTTACAAAATATTATAATCGACATCCTTTAATGTTTCTGTTCATAAAAAGAATCAggaatgaaaagaagaagaagatagttTTGGAGATGATCCAAAATTACCAGAGATCCACTGTGACTTTATCTTGAATAACAAGAAAATAGGGACTCAAGGACCCTCCATCTTCCTTCTTGATAAAGTATTTGGCTACTGGTGCCAATCCATATAACCTTTGAACTTGATCACTATCTTGATTCTCGGTGGCTAGAGAACAAGTCAGAATAGAATGGCTAGCAAGAAGGCACAGGATACGGTCTAGTACAGTAGGGGCATCAGGGTTGGTTTGAGTGGGAAGTTGAGAGGTAATCTGTGAGGCTGAGAGCAAGGCACCAGGGCCAGCTTTTTCTATGATCTCCAGAACTCCTAGCTCAATTACTGCTTTGAAAACCATAGGCAGAGTTGATGCACTTGCAAGTTGCATGGCATACTGGAGATGATAGTCTTCTTCATTGCTTGAGGTTGCCATTTGTTTATCTATGGAAGTTCTGGTTCTGATTTTGACTGAGAAGACAAAACACTAGTTTACGGACAATTTGTGCTATCGCTCCTCTTATTTATCAGCTAACAAGATGACAACATAAGACCTTTTGACTTATCTTCTGCTCTACCAAAGTCCAAAATTAGGTGGCGTTGCCGGAATATTTTATTTGGGGTGGCTTGACCGGCAACTTGATTTGTTAATCCTCCTATTTCGATTCCTTAATTTCCATGTATTCTTGTTCAATCAACGTACCAAGCAAACATTTGAATTCTAGATATTCAACTTGCTTCCACAATTTGGTCTTCTCATCTCCTCACTCCTCATTCAATACTTTATTGGGAGTATGTTGCAGAAATATGGCATAGAAAGAAGTCAGAAAGCAATATTATGAGCTTCCAATTCCATGGGgaaaaggagttttttttttttcttttttccaaccTTTCATGAATCCTacatcttgaattttcttttttcgagTTATTAGGCTTAATGGTTTTCTTTGTATAAGTGCATCATCTTTACAATGACTAGATGAAAaactaagattaattttttaaaatatatttagctACCCAAACCTGGTCAACAGGAGCCTTTTAAAACAAGAGTAGGCACGACATATTTTCAAACGATACTGTTTTCTAAAAATACCCTAAGAAATTAACaagtttaaaatctattttgaaacttttaaaaactttgtttaaaaataacctAACATCCGATCACTATGTTTAAGAGATTTTAAATAACTGTTtcgatttaaaattttaatttattaattaacaagataaacaagaaacaatatgaaaataataataataataatataaaaaaataaaataataactaataataaataaaaataataatttgataattcGGTCATGATAAtacaaattgaaagtttggggactaataagaatgaaattataaagttgaaagttaatttggctaaaatttaaagaattaataagtttaggggcttaattaaaatttgaattagtttaattaattcaatcaaagatttaattgaaaaaatatcaaagtttaaggttaatttggatcaaaattacaaaatattaaattccaaGGACTGAAGTGAATAGGCGATGATACTATAGGgggattaattgattttttcaaaggtaattttgaaagaattaaaagttggaGGAGTCAATTAAggattgaattgattaaatttgaaatcaaggactattttttaaattatgcaaAAATCCAGGGGTCCAATTGCATTGAtccaggggtgaaattaaaaaaattaaaaacaaaagagagaagattcTCAAAAGTAAGGACTGGATTGCAAAACATCAGAACGTCAGGGGGCAAAATGAAGAATAACAGTCCTAGCCTAAAATGGCGTCGTTCCAAACACTAGGCATTCTCCTATTCCTCTGGAAGCAGGGGAAGTCCGTTCGGTGATGCCTCCGAAATGGCTTCGGCTAGAACAATTACCCTCATCAATCCCATCAAACCCAGACCAATTCTACCACAGAACCCATAGGATTTGGTTCGGTATCCCTCGCCCTCGCGACTCTCCCCTGACATGAAGATAAGCATCACCAACAGTCCAACAATGGTAGTACTGTTGATTTTTTGTACCCATCAAACACGGAGCAAACCCGAGCTATGTTTATCTTCATCCATGAGATCGTCATCCTGGGAGATAAGGGATGAAGTTCGTGGATGAAATCCAGCCCTATAAAAGCAGAGGCAGAGAGCAGACCAGGAGGTCATCGCCGAGGCACCACCCGATCAAACAGACGCAGCATCACCATCAGCTTCGCCTCCAACAGCAACACACCGGGCAAGTCTTCTTCCCTGCTTTTGGCAAATTTAATTACCGTGTTACTGTGGCAAGCATGAATAATTGGTTAATGACATTGACCAGCTTGGTCTCTAGGCTGGGAAACTGACAAAGAGGGGTCGGCTGGATAAGTCCAGCTAGTATGGAAGGGCTAGAttcaattcatatatatatatatataaaaaaaaccgttGAGACTGAGGCTTTGCCGGCTTAACATTTTGGtcaggttttgttttgttctcaaacatatttttatataatttttttattttaatatctaacTAAATAAACCTTTTAAGATATtagaaaattaggaaaaaatttGGGGAACCTTTGGTATTTATTTGTGAGCcccatacatgtttttttttatgactttacTTATATTAGATTGTAGACTTATACTGTGAAATGCGAATCTGGTATAAAATATTCACTGACATCAAAGTTAGGAATACCATActtttttacataatatttaccaacgctagagttggaagtatttgtagttgaatattcactgacactaaagtcaggaatattataggaAGACCTTCATAAACATAATACAACGAATCCTtaacaatttaagacaaaaacaacaatgcaacttacctcaggtaggatGCTTGAAGAGttataatatctttatttttgcGTAATCAATCttgtaccatagaatctctattgaccagttagggtttctagtgactatAACATTAGGTGGTGATTTTTTAAATCAGACATTTTTTccctctaaaaataaaatatcatatatttgttgttttttctagaAATTTTATAGCTGGTCACAATGAACGAAAAGCTTTTGCCTCAACTTAGATTTATTATGTGGATGTATAAGATTAATGTTCCTTGTACTTACTTTTCTAGCGCCCTAAAATGTGATTTTTCTTGGCTTAAAAGATGATTCTTATAGCAAGCAAATATAAAGAGAGTATATGACCTGTAATAAGTCACCAACTTGGACAAACAAGATGTTTGCAATAGGCTTGAAAGGCATCCACTCATCACCTTGTAGAATTTCAAGCCCAGGCACCTGATCATCTGCCGGTGAATTGTGACTAAAGTGTGTTGGGAAAAAACCAGTAACAACCATAAACCAGTTTTGCTACATCAATTCACAAGTTTCAATTCTTTTCCCTCTTTCTTTGTGCAATCAAAATTAGAATCAAACATTCGACAAGATAATGcaaacaatcacacaaatcaacaccaagatttttacaTAGAAAACCTAATATGGGAAAAAACCACGAGACCGtagtccacctaaaaacttccatcatcaacaaataatagGTTCATAATTGTTCTTTCTCAGATTtaactaagggctacaacatTCATATCATCAATAACAATCTATTCTTGGAATGAAACAAGATTAAAGATAAAAGTGTTTGAGAAAAACTCACAACACTGACAAtcctgttttttattaaaatggcCAGCTTTCACAATACTAATTTTCGATTCAATTGTTCAAAATGAAGAATAACCTATCTAGAAGTATCTATTCAAATCTCAGCCCTATCCAACAGTTAACGAGCtggaaaacaaataatgaaaacagACGGTTCAGCTGCCTCAACTTCTTTTATTTCTCCCGTGCTCTCTATTATGTTTTCTCTTAATTAATTCACCACAGCCGCTACAATAaacattaagtttttaattCCAAGAGACAGCCACGCTGTCTCTTGACAATTAATGTGgtgatattttcattaaatgGTGCAGGATCACACACAACAAAGTGGTATCAGTATGATCACGCATTCCAAAGTAGGCCCAAGATTTGACTTTTCACAAGGTGGATAGTAGTTCATAGACACTTTCTGTCCATGTTTGTCCAATATTTGGTCTGTAGACTCCCTTTCCATGTCCAAGCCCTCAAATATAGCCTCAAGTAGTGTTATTTCTGCCCTTCTAGCAGCTTCACTGTACTCAGAGCTACAAGCTCTCTGCAAATAATGAAAGGCTATAACTTAATAATGATTTctatactagaaaaaaaaaacaattaaattagtCCATCTAGATCAAAAAACTCGAAATCCTTTAAGTATCACCTGAAAGATGAAGGATTTGTTGGCCATAGATCCACATATTCTTCCGGCGGATGACAATGAAATACCAAGTATTCCTTCGAGACGAAGACATTCTGAGTATTGTCCTTAAATCCGGTCGCCGACCATATGGGACTGGTATGGTCAGGAGAGTATAATTTCATCTGTTCTTCCTCTGGCAGATTATTATTGGTCCAGGGTTCTTCACCTGTTGCAAGTTCATAGTGAGTTAGTACTGAAGGTATTATAgatgttgaaagaaaaatgttaataaataaatggactttagatatttttaagttatcTCAGTTTAatagatttagtttttattttttgactttaaacttcaacattgaattcattgaaaatagacttttataatttttttatttgctttttgtgTCTCATAATCTAAGTTGCGGGTTAACAGATTAACTGAGTTAACctggtttttttgggttttttttatatatatttttaatttcatcattcaacattgtgttggttggaaattagacttcataatattttctctatttgcTTGTTATTCGCGAGTTTGACATATTAACTCATGTTGAAtcaggtagtttttttttgtcttttttaatttattttttttaatttttccttcaacattgggttaattagaaattgacattcataatttattttgatatgttttaaaTAGAGTTATCATAGTTTCATGACCTGAGTCAACATGTTAATTAACCCAAGTCGATTTAATATgatatcatttcaatatttgaaacaaaatatcatccaatatatctactaaacattaaacaaaattgTTCGGGCATTCGACTAGTAAATATTAAGTAAAAAAGGTGGAATTGAAAAGAgagggaccaaaatgaaaaaaaacgtTAAACATGGGTGGCGTGccataaaggtttttttaaaatacatttaggTCACCAAAAGTGTTGGTGTtgtgatgtcgcggtcgcacaaattaattaccctaacttcaaacacaacacacaagataatataaagcaagcaaggggtcgatccaaGGAGAaagttcaagtcagatttttatgctagatgatatgcaatttgggggggtttggacgttgtctaggctaaagcaaaagataacagaaaattatcaaacgaaatttaataaaatcagaaaattatcaagagaacaaaccttggtcacaagcacacatccattTACAGAagtcagaactgatcatggaaacgaaacatcaatttatattctgaatatttatctcttcttaacattggttagttaacggatccgccgtataactaaccctaaccattaaacaaccacagtgtccgcactagtaatttaatttaatggcagccttaagaactagataagttgattaatcaagaaaacataactgtctgcagtctatgtttgatttgattgaatgttctccctaagattaataacgtagatccgccacaattattaaactcagttgtttcacaagttcatataccacaactccggttttgatatcaaacttagcaatagattgtctacaataataacttagagtccgctctagtaattaaaataaacaatcataggaaaaataagcataggagaacaaacatattcatcatataaactgaaaagaaaaggtaaaataaatctcacagttcttgaaatccgaaggtttccgtgtccttgcaaccaagaaaaagtgtttagccttgcatgtttgttgaacaactaatcaaaaaaaaggaagaatgcataatttagggtttcttagaggaagggagcgtttttctcttcttggctggctggccccccttctcttctctcattctttttatatcttaggaaatcctaggtctctattttacaaaatagtcctccattaagtagactgtttacatttaagtacttcaataactattttcctaaaaaaggagaaatagtcttgcatgaaatcttcaagctttgacttagaggagctaaattgctgaaataaaaacttggatattatctccaatttactcctttttgcatctttcatccaaaagtgccttcaaaacataaaacaaagaatatcaaggcattttatatataaaacataggcaaaacactagttaaatgtgggtgaaactattgaataatatggttgcatcagttGATGAGGTGTTTTGGAGTTAAAATGACTTAAAATTAAgtcttgtttttgaataaaagggGCACTGCCCTGATT is a window encoding:
- the LOC18095995 gene encoding metal tolerance protein 1 is translated as MDVRNSEHGRVIEVHVDVPAAENSLGGSRICGGVSCGFSDAQTSSKDAKERGASMKKLGWAVGLCLVFMAVEIAGGIKANSLAILTDAAHLLSDVAAFAISLFSIWASGWEATPRRTYGYFRIEILGALISIQMIWLLAGILVYEAIVRIIHDTGEVKGALMFAVAAVGLLVNIGMAFLLGHDHGHGHGHGHGHGHGHGHEHGEHNHDHSDDGHSHEGDDGHSHEGDDGHSHEDHDHSHEDHDHAHNHMLSGATHHNHHHHEGSSENNDEHHHTHGADLAEPLLSTHTEVDNKTKGGSKQKKQRNINVQGAYLHVLGDSIQSVGVMIGGAIIWYKPEWKIIDLICTLAFSIIVLGTTIGMIRNILEVLMESTPREIDATRLEKGLCEMDEVVAIHELHIWAITVGKFLLACHVMIKPDADADMVLDKVIDYIRREHNITHVTIQIERP
- the LOC7491420 gene encoding caffeic acid 3-O-methyltransferase 1, with translation MATSSNEEDYHLQYAMQLASASTLPMVFKAVIELGVLEIIEKAGPGALLSASQITSQLPTQTNPDAPTVLDRILCLLASHSILTCSLATENQDSDQVQRLYGLAPVAKYFIKKEDGGSLSPYFLVIQDKVTVDLWYHLKDVILQGGFLFQKAYGMSSMEYVKKDPRFGEVFSGFVRGFNPLFMKRILDIYDGFEGLTSLVDVGGGNGSVLNMIISKYPAIKGINFDLAPVIENSPSYPGIEHVAGDVFLTIPKGEAIFMKWVSHFWNDENFLKVLKNCYEALPDNGKLIVVEMVIPESPGTSVADRSLLQNYLFVTSMNPKRNERTEKEFERLAKAAGFSHFRVACSVCSFSVVEFIKKKATASTAAIAAK